The genomic window AAAGAGGTGCAAAGCCTGCCTTTCTAAACTACAAGCCACCCTTTAGCGATGAAAAGTTCCCAGCCAGTTTGTGTGTTTCCGTAAATGAGGCGGTGGTTCACGGTTTACCAAAGAGGGAGCAGATAATAAAAGAAGGGGATATTGTGAGCTTGGACTTTGGAGCTTACGTGGATGGCTATGCAGGAGACTCCGCACTCACGGTGGCCGTGGGAGAAATAAGCAAAGAGAAGGAAATGCTTATGAGAGCCACAAAAGAAGCTCTTGAGGAGGCGGTAAAAGTCTGCGTGCCGGGTAACTGGGTCTCAGACATCGTGGACGCTATCTATAGGGTAGCAAAGAAATACGGTCTTTACCCCCTTAAGAACCTTGGCGGTCATGGCATAGGGAGAAAGGTGCACGAAGACCCCTTTATACCCAACCATCCTGAAACACTAAAAAGGGAAAAGAAGGACTACAAACTAAGACAGGGTATGGTGGTTGCCCTTGAGCCCATGCTCTCACTGGGCACAGAGGAGATATCCCATGATGGGGACCGTTGGACGGTGATTACCGCCGACAAAAGCCCTGCTGCCCATTACGAGTATGTGGTAGCCATCACCAAACAAGGACCCATAGTGCTAACGGAGTTCAAGGATGGCTAAAAAGAAGGGAGAAGAAAAACAGAAGGAGAAGGGTATAGTGCTTGAGGGTGAGGTGCTTGAGGCTCTGCCTAATGCCATGTTCAGGGTCAAAT from Hydrogenobacter sp. T-8 includes these protein-coding regions:
- the map gene encoding type I methionyl aminopeptidase, whose product is MGIELYSFKEIERIKRACDVVVEVLQVVAKAVRPGISTYELDQIAREEAKKRGAKPAFLNYKPPFSDEKFPASLCVSVNEAVVHGLPKREQIIKEGDIVSLDFGAYVDGYAGDSALTVAVGEISKEKEMLMRATKEALEEAVKVCVPGNWVSDIVDAIYRVAKKYGLYPLKNLGGHGIGRKVHEDPFIPNHPETLKREKKDYKLRQGMVVALEPMLSLGTEEISHDGDRWTVITADKSPAAHYEYVVAITKQGPIVLTEFKDG